The Cryptomeria japonica chromosome 6, Sugi_1.0, whole genome shotgun sequence genomic interval tataatcttgtggaacaattggacaaAAAGTCCACACTCATATCCATATTACAGATTTTGCACTTGTCCccttcacacaaaacaatcttggatcaagctctccaagaagcgtcggtctctgccaacctcaacacagatcaattttaagccatggttggtagtctcaggtcatcaccatgcctcacttttctgaaagtgataacgcttcattccaacaaccacataacgcatctcttcacattgaaggatttgtcaaccaacatagaatcaagcgagtcttgattgacaatggagccgaCCTGAATATATGCACCTTATAGTTGGTCACAtgattgggatatgcggtagaatcagtggatcccagcaaaaagataaccattaaggcctatgatgatgtagagcgttcttccaaaggagttgttgCATTACCTATCAAGGtgggccagtggtgaagcacatcatctatcaagttctggaccttccttttccatataatctcttgttaggaagaccttggatacacgccatgcaagtcgttccatctacctatcatcagtgtatcaagtttccctaTAACGATGAAGAAATCACAATAtttggcgatgcaaatccatttgcatattataacaatattaaccatcagccaaAGATCACCGTACCTAACACccgagaagctatcccttccacataCTATgttagtctagcctctctttctagttcaatcacccctataccaaagcaagaaagttgaaaatgaaagtggtcgAGGAAGGTCatggggaatataatctaagctaactcttttgtgttgggcaattacccacttcccctagaacttatggcaagcctcaatagttgcttcaaccaccactGACCAAGCAAGCATGCGCTTTGGCACAGTTCATCCCTGGTAAAAGTTaggaagaggaaaccagagatgaggacttggtagaatggatctataaagaccctatcaacaCAAAAATCTTGTAGGCTAAGCTTCCTattgataaatatggcaaaggcctcaccattatgcaaataatgggctatgatggccagagtgctttgggacattgtaaacaaggatgacatgaacccttACAccctgagttgaaacccaaagataaaactggcttgggttttcaaaaggaatcccttcctaaactcagattcaaaggtaaaCCCAACAACCTAATGTATCAAATAGTTACTCCAAGGAGGACATCCTTGATTATATCTGCGGCACCAACAACACCATCTACACCAACAAAACTaatcatcaaatcaacaacatcaatCACCCCAGCAGTACCAACAATGCCGACGATCCCATTATCGACATCAATCACACCAACAACACCCACCGCAACAATAACCTTGACAGTAGCACCAACAACACCAATACTCCCAGCAGTTGTACCAATCGCACCTACCAAACTGAAAATAGCAGTAGTAGCACCAGCAACACCCACAACAACAATAATCCCAACAATAGCACCCACAACAACAATAATCCCATCTGTAGCagtgacaacatcaacaacattgaTAATTCCATCggtaacaacaacaacatcaacaacaccaataCTCCCAGTAgcaacatccacaacaccaataaTCCTACCAGCAGCACCATCAATCCCACCTATAAAAATGCATAAACTTGTGACCAATGCACTATTCAATGCAAAAGACATCCCAACATGGTACGGTAAtcagatgttagagagtgatttagagaccgactcgcatgagtgggaatttgatttagtgaatctaaatacttcagatgaggaagacacatcacctccccCACCTCGTAAGGATATCCCATTTTACGgggaggcatggattaaaaccttttgggttcctaAGCAAGAAGCACCTCCCACAGGCCCTGCATCAAATCCAACCCACCATTGACGAaattcactcatctatattaaccctcactgacacctcctttgaactcaacttaatcgatgaggtcatgcctatcatccaccttgaactcattgattggaactagccaaatcccccatgtcttgatcacttccaaaatgatgaggtgctcatagactttttagaaatacgggatcacataccaagcggggatcacagagctggatttgccatcgaacttaatagcgcagcaaactttggggcagatgccaaacctttcagctgcaaaactatcacaataaaacatggatcctcTAGTGTAAACCACACActggcacttgttgatcccaaaaaagtaaaaataaagagcgtatccaaaggtgaaaacctctatgaggcgcttgaggatgaaaggtttgacatcttcccctctagtacaaatcaggagagatcaattatcctaatcgaagaaacaaaagaattcaatgtggggacccttgagactcctcaccaaatacatttggtaTCTCTACTAACTCCagaagaacaaccaaaatttgtggaattattccagaagcatcaaatcaacttcgcatggtcttatgcaaacatgcctggcttagatcctgatttggtcatgcatcacctcaccgtggcAGACGGAGCTAAACTggtaaaacaaaagctcagaaagatgcacccacagattgttgtgcttgtcaaggcagaactcaaaaagctcttagatgttggtttcatctgaCCAATCGATTATGTCGAtaggatctccaacattgtacctctcgacaagcctaatgggggcatccgtacctatacagacttcagagatttgaagaAGGCacgccctaaggatgacttccccttaccaaacatcgacatgatcgtCGATCTCATAGCGGGTCATGCAattctttctcttatggatggcttttcaaggtacaaccagatcaagattgctccagaagatcaacataaaactgctttcacatgcccatggggaaacTACTATTGGaacgtgatgccatttggtctgaaaaaTGCAGGGGCAACCTAACTGAGAGCTATGAATACCATCTTTTATGACCTAATGCAcactaatggaagattatgtcgatgatttactagctaaatccctaacaagagaaggacatctgacaatactgggtcaaatctttgacagattagagcaatatcatgttcatcttaatccaaagaaatgtgtctatggagtaaccttagggaagctcctaggatacattgtctcaagcaaagacaTTGAAGTAGATCTGgcgaaagtcaaagcaatcatggacatgccacctcccaagaacattagtcagttaaggacactacaagggcgactacaatcaattcggagattcattgcacaattggctgataagtgtcatcccttcacgcatctATTACACAATaatatctgctttcaatgggatacaaagttccagcaagcattccaaatgcttaaggaCTACCTGATGAATACActattgttgatcccaccagatccaagtagacctctattgctatatatttcagctactaatatgacattaggagtattgttggcacaacacaatgcagaaggaaaagaatgtgttgtatactatatctctcgcacattggtaggctatgaactcaattacacacctattgagcgagcttgcctagttgTTATCTTGGCAACCACCAAACTGCGACattacatgttgacacacaaggtacaactcattgctaaaattgatccactcaagtacctacttagcAAGGTAGCATTAACAGGTTGCTtgaccaaatgggttatgatcttgagtgaatttgatattgagtacgtGGACCACAAGGCTgtcaaggggcaagttattgcagatcagttggtcgatgcacccctcgcaggtgaccatcctctCGTTTCCAACTTTCCAGacgaagagatcttcatgatcacaactgcACAACCGTGGAAGCTCtgctttgatggctcatatactatacatggctcgggggtaggtattttgttcatcacacctcaaggtgacatcccaaagtcatataggctcacttttccatgcaccaaaaatatagcagaatatgaggccttaatcacaGGACTTAGATTGGCTATACAACGACATCtcaaagagctacaggtatatggagattttcagctagtcatccaacaagtcacAAATGAGtatcaaagtaaggatgataaggtcatgccatataaaaggatggtggatagttacaaagaatcatttacaactatcacctttgagcaagtacctagagattagaatcgagttgtcgacgcaatggctacaattgcatctctcctggatcttccacaaaattcaacacgctacgagttcttggtagaacatctttggatcccagcttatgatatccccgaaacagaaatgatatgtcacctagtCGGTTCCAAATctccatggtacagtgagttcttcacttacctccacgatcacacacttcctcccaactaatccaataaccaatgaaaaaccttcattcgccaaactgcttgatacaccatcattgtcgaaaACCTATATCGataaagtcttgatggtactctccttcgatgtctagaacaagatgagataacaaaggccttggaagaggtacatgaaggaatttgtggggctcactcaagcggtccttccttagcaaataaAATCATGcgcgctagatactattggccatccatggaaaaagactcctactgttttgtctgaaaatgcaagaaatgttaagttcacggagacctgatacatgcaccaacacaggaattgcaaccaatcacaagaccatggcccttttgtcaatggggacttgaccttgtggtaaaattcatccatcttcatccaacgaccacaaatttatcattaccgccaccaaatacttcataaagtgGGTCGAGgtcgttccacttacccaagtcaccgacaagcaaatagcctcatttatccttaattacatcatttattggtatggtgtacccatgtccatcatcatagataacggtcttcctttcaaaaatcaggatgtccgtgatctctgtgagaagtttcacatccaaaacCGATTTTCCACCCCATATAACctgcaaggcaatggtcaggccaaagcatcaaacaaaaacatattgaggatcctcaagaagatGGTCAATGATGCTAGTCGTGATTGGAattttcaattaaatccagcactatgggcatatcaaactagcattcgaacccctacaggtgcaactccctactcactggtctatggagcagaagccatccttcctattgaggttgagataccatctctatgggtatCCTTGCACAATtcgatagatgatgaagcataccgagtctcacgtcttcaagacttggaactacttgatgaaaagtgacaaacTGCAtgcaaccacctcaaggcctatcagcaacacatgagcaaaagctataatcatcaggttaaacctcgtacatttgaggtaggtgatcttgttctctgggagaatcctcgtaaccaaccaaacagagaacatcagggaaagtttgaatcaaactggctaggtccatatgttatcaccgTTGTatttggatctggggcatatcagttggcaacttcagaaggagaaccgctatcagatccgatcaacaacatgcacctcaaacggtttcatacataagctatacagagcatcaggctccatcACATAccataaaaacaccaaaaacattcagaaaaatatcctaaagaaaatacaaaaaaatccaaatagtaaagaaaaatcatgcatctaaaCGGTGAAAACCATTACGGTGGCACTTTGGGTAAGTAcgctggtgaaaacctagcaaacatgcgcCACTCGtaaaaaggctatggctccattgtctttcaaacttgttgcgatcacatctattacatccattcatccatcattcaaaccatggcttgttattgatttgcagtcagggttagtacttcatgcgtcttgcatcctgcttttcatggtgatgtctaaactgggggcaatactcttaacctattgatggaagtggattctacattacttgtgattcattgatttcttcattcaaaattgtctggaaataataccaaaaacatttgtaaaaacTCAAATAatgtcaaaaacattcaaaacactcacaaaatccaaaaacataaaaaaaaaaaatcaaaaatcaaccaaaaacatggcaacgcataaaatcctttgtacatacacatcacaacagACACCAAACAAATATTTTGAGCTACCCAAATAATgatcacctatcaaatcaaccaatcaatcaaaacaagtcCACGCAATTGTcctaacaaggatgcatccttccttacaaaaacaaagacatagtaacattttctttgacaaaatttttttgtttaaactatcaagtacttggttagttTGTTCGTTATTTAttcattcatatcaggttcctatgctactctgggatatccacaagtgattagagtagccgagatggttACTAAATATCGTTTTGTTTACTATTTgcgaattgttccaatgaagttctggggcatgtactaatggtgtctacgtgggaagttcactaagctacgtgatcatatgcaaaaatctagtcatggatcactatggcttactgaatacaacgtatacctcgaccatttgcccatgaaccagaatggagggtcactttcttttccttgtcttaaatgcttgcttataggtgaaatgctcaaaACTTGGTTCATGCTATCTCAGCCAAGAACGATAATACCTGCCCGATGATGAAAATTAAGTACTATAAAtaatctatggatcatcatttcatctcatctgtatatattgcattccatccatccataaatccatatagctgcatatcattcatatatAGTAATGACAATACATACTCTCTTTTTTTATCTTCTTacataggaatgagtcctaggtcctccataccttctatctaacattgaatcatcCCCCTCAAtctccctctctaggtcatcatcataaatgTATACCATGCATCATTTCccatcctaggtcctccataccttctatctaacattgaatcccccctcaccctccccatctaggtcatcatcataatcccttcattggttcgcatcaacccaatcaagcaagttactttgtctacataggtacatcaactcacacacacctaacctatcaacagatactttgatggagtatcttcgggtctcaacaggtaatcgatcatggcaaacctagactataacaggcatttatcacaatgacctagtctcaacggggctgctatgattaacCACAAACAACCTACGCCACAAacattatcaattgatcaaccaatcaaacacaatccacacagacaattacatcaacTGTCTAAattctcaacgagtattttgcttcagataccttgactgcatcgggcaattacatcaattgtctaagtcacaacatgtcactttgattcacttactcagactttatcctgtccaagcgaacaattgacatcaactgtcacgctttgacttaacCGAAGCAAtttaaccgattgcaccagattgtccaaccaattttgataaattgtatagcatcaatcaaaagcacaaacattGCATTTGCACCATATCTTctacatgacctaagggtactcactggcttgcccttTCTCCATATTCACTCCATCTTCTCCATCCTCTCGCCATTTTCTTCTaattttcttctattctacctcccccccccccaaattctttctctttttcaagagatcgcctgattttttgaatttttttggcccAACTCTCGAGGgccataccacccactaaattagcatttatgggacatatttcttcacacctttttttctttctttgaaatgacgcgacaAACCGCACCGTCTTAAAGAggaacaaatgtagtcacataaatctgtctatttaattaaatgaatatttactatttatttgattatttaaccatcagtaattagttaattaaattaatatttaattaattcatcctcaaactcttctcctattaattaaataaattattcaatttatttaaattaactcATTAAGCTacattctaaatcaattaaatgaataaaacacatttagttaatttaaccccctttcctcttttaaataaataaaaaaatatttatttaaatccctaaactaccccccccacttgcattctcctacaaatgcaagttgcacctattttgttgaaataaagtaattttattttaaataaaatcccattttccctcacccaccaaacccactagactcttctatccccttctagactcttctaaccactttctaaactcttctaaacattcctaattagcctaatccatttcctaaatattgtcacattcctaagcaacttgaagtcacttctcaaagcctcaaagtctttgaaaagcattaaatgttttatgtattcaacaagttaacccctaaagtcttccaaaccattaatggctcttacatgaccatttatgactcttacataaccatttatggttaactcaacccacccacatggttagagactttatctctaattcaaccctcatttgactcatgggtttcttcaagcatttattgctttgaccatggttatccccactaactcttgcacaagattttatccattagataaagccattatttattggataatggctttattcattcagctcaagcctaaccttacctcctaaggtaaccttcaagtcatgtcaagcatttaatgcttcttccctctcctctcaagccatctcatgttgacatttgttatcctgggattgggttgaaagccctcacatggatcataaacccatcaatcctggcccttattgagattactcaatcaaccatccatttctctattttttctataaatagagcccattccttctccAAAACAAGCTTGaaatccaaaaatcttgtatgcatctaatctacagtgaaatttaagagagcattttaggagtCATCTACTTTACATTGTTAATTTGGTTAAAACCGATATAgcttaattaggtgctttctcatatctatttagttggcattttgcatagtcttttgatcatttttcataaatcttgaatctccataaaaattccatagtagtgcaaaaagttagggctacactcatgtggaacttggagaggagaggaacaagggaggagcagctatgaacatgttggcaagcatttggaGGGGTCTTgtgtctttctttctttttttgcatgctttccattaaatgtttgatctctcttgatatgcttgcttaggatcgtATTTCGTTTATgatactaacactaacgtttgattCTCGAGTCTTGTGTTTGTGTTTCCCaccatcctttttgtagagcatcggTTTGCATTCAAGAAAATATAAGACACaagaatattttgaagcttggttacacaaaaggtaatgcagacaacaatctatactacaaagtaactaatgatgacatcttggttattgaagtttttgttgatgataatatctttggaggagaagatggtttgtgtaaagacttttctaacaaaatgcaacaagaatttgaaatgtctatgattggagagataaaattctttttaggattgtagatttcatagactgataaaggtatattcctatgtcaatttaagtacttgaaggaattactaaagaaatttggcatggagaattgtaaaccggtaagcacacctatgactacaaatgataaattatctttga includes:
- the LOC131876506 gene encoding uncharacterized protein LOC131876506, with translation MSEFRQWWVGFDAGPVGGGIDGAAGRIIGVVDVATGSIGVVDVVVVTDGIINVVDVVTATDGIIVVVGAIVGIIVVVGVAGATTAIFSLVGAIGTTAGSIGVVGATVKVIVAVGVVGVIDVDNGIVGIVGTAGVIDVVDLMISFVGVDGVVGAADIIKDVLLGVTI